A segment of the Capra hircus breed San Clemente chromosome 19, ASM170441v1, whole genome shotgun sequence genome:
TCCACTCCCAGAGCAAAATCATGTCAAAGAGCTGCACTGTTATCAGCACACACAGGAGAGCCAAGCCGGCCAATGTCCCAGTGGTGATCTGTGCAGGCTCTGGATTCAGACCGCCAAGGCCTGAATCCTGAGTCCTAACCTTTGTACAGGTGTGAGCTCAGTGTCCTCATGTCTTAAAGGGGACAAAAGGAACACCATCGTGGGGCTGCTAAAGGATAAAATGACCTAATAGCATGACACAGgctaaaagctagaaaaaaataagttcttacaatttttgttattattacctttggggggcggggagctgggctgggtcttcattgctgtgtacaggttttctctagttttggtgagtggGGGCCACTTGCCAGttatggtgcgtgggcttctcactgcagtggcttctcttgttgtggagaacGGGCTCTAGGGCAAGGGGGCTGCAggagttgcagcttgtgggctctagagctcaggctcagtagacGGCTTAGCTGTCCCCCGacatgtagggtcttagttcttggaccagggatcaaaccagtgtccctgaattggcaggcagattgttaaaACACTGGACCATAGAGGAGGTCCCAATTATTATTAAGAATTGTTTGTCCTCAGGCTTCTCCTCTCAAGTGGATGTTGGGCTTTCTATGACACTCAGCAACTTTCATGAACTTTCTGAAGTTTCAGTCCAATGTAAGCTGCTTTGACCTTCCGACCCCATAGTTCTCTCTGGCTCATTCTGTCTCCAGCAACAACTACTTAGATAAATACCAACCCTTTGTGAAATCTGTACATAAACTgggtggaaatgaaaacaaaatagtctgagataaaaagaaatgcatggaAGATCAGGTGGCCTTTTTTAATAGCTAAGGAAAAGTTATTTCTTGAAAAGCTTGCAAAATAGAGGGAATCTAACTGCCTAATTTGGGGTGGGAGGAGATTTGATGACAGCCTCtctgctgccctggtggctcagctgggaaagaatctgcctgcaatgcaggagtcctgggttcgatccctgggttgggaagatcctgtggagaagggaacagcgacccactccagtattcaggcctggagaatttcatggactgtatagtccgtgaggtcgcaaagagtcagacatgactgaacgactttcacttcacctctgCTGCTTACACAGGTGGCACAGTATGGCTCCTCCTCACTGAAGGTACCCAACTCTACCCCTCAAAACCTGACAGTGAAGCAACCAGGGGATGGAGGTGTGActttggaaatgagcagagagaCTAATTTAAACTGTGAGGATGACAGAGTATAAAGGCAAATCAGCtgtggagtagaaaatggcaacccactccagtattcttgcctggaaaatcccatggatagaggagccaggtgggctacggtccatggggtcgaaaagagttagacatgactaagtgactgagcacatcagcacatactatgttttaaaatggttgttttcttttgtattccTACTAGAAGAGTCTGGGACTTCCAATgcttccatatccttgccaatatGTTTAGTCTCTTTAAATTCTGACCTTATTAATAAAGgtgtagtatttttaaaaaagcaaattagggaccctggtggtccagtggttaagactcctgcaTTGTAAACCcctgcttacaatgcaggggctgcaggtttgatccctggtcagggaactaagatcccacatgccacacagccaaagaggggaagaaaaaaagtaaaagcaaattaaAGGGGCTGATTCTCAAAGGCCACCTACACTCCAGGTGGAAATCATCAAGATAAATAACAGCTGCTACTCAAGGGCATCACTCATGTAAGCATCACTGTAGCCTCCTAAGACAAAAACCCCTATAATCAGCCACCGTTATCACATGAGGATAGGAGATGAGAAAGGTCAACACTTAGAGGGTCCTGTACCTTGGACAAATATAAAATGACTGCTGAAGTGAAACCCAGGTCAGTGTGGCTGGAGAGAACGATGACTCACAGAGGTGACAAGATCGTGAGATGGCATGATCATAGGAACAGGAAGAGACCAGCTTGtcaagggaggaaagcgccaaGAGAAGAGAAGGCCATCATGCTGCCTACAAGGAAGGACCTGAGCATGTCCCCCATAATCGACCCCCTCTATTCTCCCCCATCCCAGCTCCTGATGCCACACATCCGCTACACGATGGAAATCAACACCAGGGCACGGACTCAGCTCATCTCAGATGGAGGCATATTTGATAAAGTAAGTGGGGCTGCATCACTGCCTGACTTCCTACCATCTCTTGCCACTTTGAAGATCCCAGACCAACCTGGATAAATGTCCTGACCCTTAAACCTATGAGCCCTTTATATCCATGTCTCTAAAATGTGAAAACCCCACATCTGAAAACCCCTTATATACTGTGCACTGGCTTCTTCCTCAAGGCCTTGCATCTCTCTTGTCTCAGGCTGTGAGCACCGGTGGAGGGGGTCATGTGCATTTGCTCCGCCGGGCCCTGGCTCAGCTGACCTACCGCTCCCTCTGTCCTCTTGACGATCTGGCTGATCGCCACCTGCTGGGAACCCCAGGTGCTCTCTACGCCTGCGATGCTTTACGGCTCTGGGAAATCACTGCCCGGTGGGTGAGGGGGAAGCCAAGAAAGGAGTCGGtggaggggtgaggtggggagaaGGCGAGTGGGGCTCTGGTCCCAAGGTCAGCATGGGGCAGAAGGAACATGAAAACAAGAAGGTCCAGACAGGAGAAGCAGAGGAAGGGATCCTGGGGAGAGATGAGGAAGAGTGAGGAGTCAGTGGGTGGGATCTGAGGAGCAGACTAGGGACAGAGAGCATAGATTGGGAAAGCTGTGGATGCAAAGGCTGAGGGACCTGGACAAATCAGCGGTTTTGTTAGAAAGGCTTTCAACAATGTCTGGGAATGCCTACAACTAAGGACCCACGTGTCCTTCCTCTCTAGGCTATTCTGTAGAAACAGCTAGGAGTGACCCAAAAGGCAGGCCTAGAAGACTCTATACTCAGACTCAGCAACAGTCAGCTGGCCAGAGACCATGGAAAAGTGTAGAGGTCAGAGGCTGGAGCCTTCTCCTCTTAAGGAGCTCACCTCCCTTCTCCCCGGGGCAGGTATGTGGAAGGAATTGTCCACCTCTTCTACCACGGGGATGACGTTGTAAAAGGGGACCCTGAGCTGCAGGCCTGGTGTCGGGAGATCACTGAGGTGGGGCTGCGCCAGGCCCAGGAGCGAGGTGAGATCCCTCCCAGAGATGGGAGCTCCTCAGACACTGCCCAGAGCAGAGTCTGAGTTCAGAACCCCGCCCGCTCATCACACCCTCTGCCCTCCACACTTCAAACATCTTAATACCATTTCTACCTCCTAAGACTCAGGACAATTCCCAATGCCCAAGGATCAGCCTCCTCAAAGACCCTGGCCATCATCCTTCACTTTCACCCCCTCCCCTAACCTGCCACAGCATGGCACCCCCCCAGAAACagtgggggatcttcccaagccctgCTGGGGTTCACGTTCTCTCCTCGTGGCTGTCTATACCTTCCTGAGGATATAAATGGGAAGAGTTTTCCACCAAAGTCCATGATGACCCCTTCTGttttccctcttcttctcctgcctcccacTGTCcagcacaaagaaagaaagtcCAAGCCAACTGCACAATGGCCACAGTGCAAGGTCATTTCTAGATGTAAACACAATGCTCTACAGGCTTTGTATCAACCCTGAAGTCAGTGCCCCCCTGGGGCTCATGTCGCTTTGGCCGATCCAGCCTCCCCCACAATCAAGTCACTGCCTTTAGCACCCCTACTGGCATTCTACCCTCTGGGGAAGAAGCAGCCTTTCTTGGCTCTTCctggcttcctcctcctctgacacACACGGACCAGCATGGCCTGCTCCAAATCTTCCTTCCGTCCCTGTCCCTCACATTTCACACTGACATCTCGGCCTCTGTGAGGCAACTACAGATATTTACTGGGGAGCCTCTATGGCCAGCCTCTGGGGGTGCCGTGAGCACTAGTCTGACACTCGCCCTCAAGAGGGAGTGTCCCTCTGGAGCATCAGTGGCTGCACCACCCCCCTTCCAGGACCAAACTTTCTCTACAGGCTCCCGGGagacccctcctcctctccttggcCATCTTTTCCCCAACCAGCATCTAcacttggaaaatgaaaataaacatccaCATGTCAACTTTAGCCTCCAATAAGTGCTTCTCATTCTCTCTTCATCCACTCTCCCTCAATTCTCACAGCTCACTTTTGCCTCATTTTCTCAGcagacattttagaaaaaaatgtgctaaaataaaaacaaacctgaGATTAGCAGTTAGGaacccaagttcaaggtcagccTCTGCCTTTTCCCAACTACCACAGTCCTGTTGTtcgtttagctgctcagtcgtgtccaactcttatgcgATGGcccagactgtagctcaccaggctcctctgtccataggatttcccaggcaaggataccagagtgggttgacatttccttcaccATGGGATTTTCTCCACCCAGTGAACTGAACCCatgaacccacatctgcatcggcaggtggattcactgagccaccaggaaagctcttcTACAAGCAGTTTAATctcttttgtctttgattttttttttaatctataaaaaggGAGTGTTACATTTGTTCACCTTAACTGGCAGGATTACTGGGTCTCTGAGCCCCCACCTCCACCATAAATTGAGTGGCTTGAGCATAATCTTTGCAGAAAGCCTCTCTTGCCTGTGACATTGTAAATCTATAACTTTGCTTATCTTTCATATTATAAATTAGATACCTGCAATTCCCTGTCTGCAAACAGAAGGCAACATCCCTAAATTCTCAACTGTTTTTTGAGGCAAAGGGTTTCTGATCATTCAAACCTTTTCAGCACCCCCCCTACCCttctaaaataacaataattgcTTATCGGAAGACTTATTCCATACCAGGTGATTAACTCATTTATAAAGTAGGTATCACTCACATTTTACAGgtcaagaaactgaggttcagagaggttaagtaacccaACTGTATTACTTGAGTCTGAATTGAAGCCCACGTCTGATGCAAATATACTTGAACAAATGAACTAAACAAACATCCATCAATTCCAAAATCTAGACATCTGAAGACATCGGCCTTTATTTCTCTCCTCTCAGACTGTAGCCTCTAAATCCTGTTCCTTTTCTGCCTAGGTTTCCCTGTCTCCTTCCAGTCCCAGAATCAACTCTGCCATTTCCTTACCATGTGTGTTTTCACGTGCACTGCTCAGCATGGGGCCATCAACCAGGGCCAGGTATGGAGCGCtgaaagcccagatccctgaAGGCAAGTGTTTGGACTTGGGATGCCCATGGGAGAGACGGGGGTTCAAACCCTAAGTACTAGGATCCTAGGGTTGCAGTTTCTTCCCCCAGCTGGACTGGTATGCCTGGGTCCCTAATGCCCCATGCACAATGCGGATGCCCCCACCCACCACCAAGGAAGATGTGACAATGGCCACCGTGATGGGCTCACTACCTGATGTCCGACAAGCCTGTCTTCAAATGGCCATCACGTGGCATCTGGGTCGCCGCCAGCCAGACATGGTAAGAGAGGACTCTGGGGAAATGGAAATGACAGCTGGAAGGGAACAGCAGTAGGGCAAGGCTCTAGGTGTGTCTGCCTTTGAACTCAAAACTGACTGATCCTTTGTTCTTTCTTAGGTGCCTCTGGGGCATCACAAAGAAAAGTATTTCTCAGACCCCAAGGCCAAGTCTGTCCTAAATCAATTCCAAACAGATCTGGAAAACTTGGAAAGGGAAATTACAGCCCGCAATGAGCAACTTGACCTGCCCTATGAATACCTAAAGCCCAGCCACATAGAGAACAGCGTCACTATTTGAGCTCTAGGGCGCCCCCCATGGGCAGACTGCAGATCAGCTCTGGGACTGACAATTCCATcttgagtttcagttcagttcagtttagttcaacccctcagtcgtgtccgactctgcaatcccatgaactgcagcacgccaggcctccccgtccatcaccatctcccggagttcactcagactcacgtccatcgagtcggtgatgccatccagccatctcatcctctgtcgtcccttctcctgcccccaatccctcccagcatcagagtcctttccaatgagtcaactctgtgttgctgttcacttgctaagtcgcgcctgacactttgcaaccccctggactgtagcacaccaggctcctctgtcctccattatctcccagagtatgCTCAAATTCATCCTGCTGCTGAGGTTATTTCCTTTCCCAATTAAACCACCTACATCTGTATCCTATGAGCCCAAGGGCCTTTGCAGGCGTGCATGctgagttactcagtcatgtccaacttttatgcgacccccatggactgtagcccaccaggctcctctgtccatgggattctccaggcaagaatactgaagtgggtcgccatttcctattccaggggatcttctcaatacagagatcaaacctgcatctcctgcactggcagttggattctttaccattgcaccacctgggaagcccctaaggaAAGGGTCTGATAATATGTTAGGTTTTGGAGGCCACACTGACTCTTGTCACAGCTATTCAATTCTCCAgttgtagcacaaaagcagccacaggcAACGTGTAAATCAATGtgactatgttccaataaaactttatttatggacagtGAAATATGAACTTCTTGTGTCACAGAATATTCTCTGTTCAGTTTAGTcaaccattttaaaatgcaaaaaaacacaacaacaaaaccctgTGGATTTTCGCCCTCAGGGGCAGTACCTGCACCAGGGTGCCCCTGCAGCAGCCTGAGGTACTGACCTTATCTGAGAAACATCCAGAGAATGCTGGGGAGTGGGGGGATggtaagggagggagggaggggaagatttcttggagaaacCGACAACCTCAATTCATCCTCCTTTCCCAGAAGCTTGACTTCACACTTGGTGGCCAACTTAAAAATTCCTGACTCTACCTTGGCAGCTTTCCCTCCACCCGTTTCTCCTATTCATACACCTACCCCAAAGTCCCTGCATGAGAATGGTGCttctaaggcaaaagaaaaactTTCACTCCAAAATGATGTCCTTCCAGACAGTCTcaaacaaaagagacacaaaataCAAGTCTGAAGGTCACTTCCTCAGGAGCTTCAGTGCCCTGGGGTCTCTAAGTGTTTCCCAGGTTCCAAGTTCTCTTTCAGGATCCTTTAAAGAACAATGTGTACAAAACAAAGGGGATAATATCACAAAGTTATGCTAACCACTGGCAGTGTCTGTCTGGTTCTGGGGTCTTGGGATCAAAATGACCCCTCTCAATTATACTATGACCACTGCCCTCACTAGAAAAGGTACAAAAAACTCAGTGAAAAATTATGTTCTTCAAACACCACTATTTCCCTGAATAATGTCTATAGACCTGTTTTTcaccagtgctgctgctgctaagtcgcttcagtcgtgtctgactcagcgaccccatggactgcagccctccaggctcctccgtccctgggattctccaggccagagtactggagtggggtgccattgccttctccgtttcacCAGTGAGGTATACAAAATTTTTCTTTGGAAGGTATATAATCTATTCATATCTTTAAAATCTTGGACTCTATCATGTTCAAACTTTCCGTTTTCTCGCTTACAgtaaggaagaaaactgacatttctgTGCActtattgccttctccagcacacTTGGCAGGGCCACTCACCTTAACAGTTTGTTCATTGAGTCCGCTTCCCCTGGACTTTTCCTAACGCCCATATTTTTCCTGGATTTGGTATCCAAAACTCTTCAGTATTCCATGTTTGGTAACAAAACGTTACTTAAGGATTTCCAAAGCCAAGAACTCTCAGCAATTTTAAAGCGTTCTAGCCACGACAGCACGCCTGGGCTTGGGAaggggttgccatctccttttacCGTGTCAGAGTGTCTATTTCAAACGGTATGGATGAGtagagaggagacagaggcgtTCTCTCGGTGTAAATCTATCTCAATTACCATTTTCCCAGCGCAGAACACCACTCAAGACTAAGGTATCTGAGACCAAAATGACATAATCCTCGGCTGCTGACAGCCCATCGCCAAGTTTACCTGGAGCTCCGCCAGAGATAAACGCTGCTCCAAGACCGGGCTACCCATTCTTCATCGTCACGTGACTCGACAAACTTGGTCACGTGACACCCTGGCTCCTCCCATTCCAAACTAGAGAGGGGGTAGCCAAGAAACCGGAGGACTTTGCTCCTACAAAACTCGCGCCCCAGTTATTGATCCATATTGGTCAATAATGGACTCTAATTTGAGAAACACCGCCCTTCCCCTCGgaagtcccgagaggacccggaGGCTCCAGCGTTCTCTGCCTGGTGCCCCCCCCCGCCCGATGGTTGAGCCCGGAGGCCACGCCCCCTCGTTCTCCCTCCCTACTCTACGTCCTCCGCAGCTAGAGCCCTGAAGTCCGGCTCCCTTTTCCCAGCTCCTAGGGCCTTCCTCTTACCCATATCCTATCTGGCCCATATCTAGGCGATTCCCAACTCCTTTCTTCATGGCGTCGCTTCTGTGCTGTGGGCCCAAGCTGGCCGCCTGCGGCATCGTCCTCAGCGCCTGGGGAGTGATCATGTTGGTGAGGGGACTGCCGGGCGACTACCGGAGAGGAGAGGGCCTGAGGGGCTCAGTGTCGGAGGGCTGGAAGGCTAGGAGACTCCAGGCCTTGAAAAGCAGCAAAcaggctgggggggtggggggtggttgatTAGCCTCTGGAGAATAAGACAGAACTGGATTGAGAAATGAGGAtttggaggggagaggggaagctGGAGCTTGGAATGGGAGCCGGGGCTGGTAAATCTGGAGTACCTTCAAGGTAAGAGGAAGGAGATCTAGGTTCTTGAGAGATCCTTGAGCTGAAtggagggcagtggggagagggacCGCTTGTTCCCGAAATGGATAGCTAGGCCTTATTTCCTCAGGACTCTACCCGCTCTACTAAAGGGAGAAATAATATGGAGAAGTGCCGGTTCCCTCTACCCCCCTCTTCGCCCTGTCCCGTGATAATGACGCCTCCAGAGAGGAGGATAACCAGGGTTCCTGGGTTGTTCACTATTCCTGCCCTTGCCCCAACCACGTCTTCTCTGTGTCACCATTCAAGCTCTATTCCAGGTGACCGGAGTCCAGATCCGGGAACAACCATCCCTAATCCCAGCTCATTCTGGTAATTCCCAGACCCAGATGTTGTGGCAACATTCGAAGTGGGAGGAGTTCAGGCAGCGACCAGGTCAGTTGCCTGAGTTAAAACAACCtaccctttctcttttttcagatAATGCTCGGAATCTTTTTCAATGTCCATTCTGCTGTGTTAATTGAGGACGTCCCCTTCACGGAGAAAGATTTTGAGTAAGTGGAGAGGCAGGGGATGTGGTCAGAATTGGGGGCGGAGAATCGCAGGAGGCTAGACACTTGGGCCGCGGTGGCTGGGAAACTGGGTGCTCTCTCTAGCACCCAGGAACAGTCTTGGGAGTCAGACCTCAGAGACCATCCTAAACCCACCGCTTTAGATGTGGCTGTTAAGAATTTTACTGGACTTCTCTGTGCCTCCTCCACCCCTGCAAAGTGGATGCTATAACAGAACTCTCCCCCAAAGGGTTATGAAGATTGAATAAGATAATACACGTTAAAGCGTTTAGAACGGTACAgggcacatagtaagtgttccGTAAATGTTTGCTGTTAATGTTTCTGATATTTCTCTGCCTAATCCCCACCCTTAGGAATGGCCCCCAGAACATATACAACCTTTACGAGCAAGTCAGCTACAACTGTTTCATCGCGGCGGGCCTTTACCTCCTCCTCGGAGGCTTCTCTTTCTGTCAAGTTCGGCTCAATAAGCGCAAGGAATACATGGTGCGCTAGAGCACAGTGGCGCTCCCCCTCTCCAGCCCCCTCCTCTATTTAAAGACTCTCCCCACCAGGTcacagccccccgccccccattctGGTGCCCTCTGCGGACTAGGTTTTCTTGGCGAGACTCAATCCCTTGTTCTCCAACCTCTGGCGCCCGGCTTCTGTGGAGGGAGGTTGGGGTTGGCCGTTCCCTGCCCCTCCGGCCCTCTCGCCTCGTCCcgttccacaataaagagaaactgCTCTCTTaagacttgtgtgtgtgtctgggttaGGAGGCGGGTACCCGGGCTAGAGGTCGGTCTCCAAATAGGGAATCCCGACCCCTCGACGGAAGTGGAGTGAAACCGGGCCGGAAGTGAGGCGGTGTCTTCCACTCTCCTTCCCGCGCGCCGAGGCGGCCTAAGTAACCGCGGCTGGTGAGGCGGTGAGCGCCCGAACTGGAGCCAATCAGCTGCGGGAAGGGGCGGGACTTCCTGCGCGGGGGCCGGAGCCGTTGCACCGCCTTGCTCTTCGCGGTCCCGGCTCCGAggtagcggcggcggcggcgtctCCGTGAGGAGGCGCGCGGGGCCATGACGTCAGCGTCCACAAAGGTTCGACCTCCCTCGCGGACAGCGCTCCCTGGCGGCCACGGGAGGGCGGGCCCCCCAGTTGGCTCGCGGCTCTTCCGTcccgggcggggggcgggcgggaGTACAACCTGGGGTGGGGCTAGGGGCTCCGGGCGGGACGGCGCGGGGCTGTGCGCCGGCCCCCCGTAACGCTGCCCCGCCCCCAGGTCGGAGAGATCTTCTCCGCGGCGGGCGCCGCCTTCACGAAGCTCGGAGAGCTGACGATGCAGCTGCATCCCGTGGCCGATTCTTCCCCCGCGGGGTACGTGAGCCCGGGCTGGGGACCTGGACGCTGAGATCAGACGCTGGGACTCGATCACAGACACCGACACTCTCTAGGGCAGGGACAGATGTTAGTTTCCCTTCGTGCCTGGCACAGCGCAGAGTAGATCTTAATAAAtgattattgaatgaatgaatgacagatAAACCACAGACTGAGGCTCGTAATCTGGACTCATTTTACAATTCTGTCCTGCTGCGCATTGGCAGAGCATAGACCATCACCACTACCCATTCACCCCAAATCATGTGGGATTCCGTCAGATTGCAACAGATTGTGTTTAGGGGGTCTGTTGGTAAGACACCGCCCCCCCACTTGTTGAATTAGTTTCAGTGGGCTGTTTACAGCAGCTGTTTCACGTTGATCGGGGAGCCGTTTTCTTCTAAGGTTGTTGCATTATCGTTTGGATGGGGGTCCTCAGGGTTCCCACAGGGCCTTaagaatttttttgctttttttgtttgttttttaaagaggaCCTCTTAAGGGGCCCCGGACATTGCAGGGAGGAGGCTGGTTGCTGTGGAATGCGTAGCCTGTGGGCTGGCTCCacatccctcctcctcccactttcGCTATTCCCCTCTCCCCTTCTGACAGTGCCAAGTGGACGGAGACGGAGATAGAGATGCTGAGGGCTGCTGTGAAGCGATTTGGGGACGATCTTAATCACATCAGCTGTGTCATCAAGGAACGGACAGTGTGAGGGAGGGCTGGCTGGCAGAGAAAGGGCGGGTGGGCAGCTTTCTTCCTCCATACCCATTTGTTCCATCTTCCTCAAACTCCCTTCCAGCTCAACATCTTTCCTACTCTGTGAGTCCCTTGAGaactgaaagaataaaagaattgTCACAATTGGTCAGAAGTTACTAAAATGCTGTGGTCATCAGGACCTTACATGAATTTAATTTTAGGTTACCCAGTAGTTTAAGATACCCAATAGTTGAATTTGCTAATAGGAATTCCCTGGTTATTTATACAGATCTTTTGAACACTCCTGTGGTGTTTCCAGGGATATTATGATCCTGAACTAGTCGATCAGGATCTGTTAATAAGTTTCAATCTACCTGTAGGTCACCCAGGCTTACCTGGTAGTCTTCCACATCCATACATCTCTCCCAAAAGAGAATTAGGGGGTGGGCCTTTCCCACTCCTCAGTTGAGGGATTCCACTCTTCACCCTCCATTTGCCCTCATTGGCTGCAAAGCTTCCAGGAAAACAAGAACCCTAGCAAAGGTCGTTGAGGCCCTCACCTGGATTCCTATGAAGGGGCTCCCCAGTGTTCCTTCAGAGTGGCccatctcccctgcccccacccccttattctctcagccttttttatgactCCCTTCCTAA
Coding sequences within it:
- the RNASEK gene encoding ribonuclease kappa; the protein is MASLLCCGPKLAACGIVLSAWGVIMLIMLGIFFNVHSAVLIEDVPFTEKDFENGPQNIYNLYEQVSYNCFIAAGLYLLLGGFSFCQVRLNKRKEYMVR